Proteins encoded in a region of the Drosophila busckii strain San Diego stock center, stock number 13000-0081.31 chromosome 2L, ASM1175060v1, whole genome shotgun sequence genome:
- the LOC108607592 gene encoding myosin-VIIa encodes MSEFLREHGEYVWVKPQNTSSEFAVPFGARIVRTEKSQTLVCDDAKKQFWVPASDVLKAMHLTSHQDVEDMITLGDLQEYTILRNLQTRYAKKLIYTFTGSMLVAINPYQILPIYTHREIQLYRNKKLSELPPHIFAISDNAFQRLQRLKENQCVVISGESGAGKTESTKLILQYLAAISGKHSWIEQQIIEANPIMEAFGNAKTVRNDNSSRFGKYIDIRFTPEGAIQGARIQQYLLEKSRIVFQSREERNYHIFYCMLAGLSGAERERLQLQEQSPSQYHYLAQGGCFTLPGKQDAKDFADIRAAMKVLSFKPDEVWCILSLLAAILHLGNLRFKATEVANLEAAEVDDAVNLERVALLLGLPNASLNAALTQRTIFVHGEHVVTSLSKEAVLEGRDAFVKSLYDGIFVRIVRRINDTINKQPAQPVNSIGVLDIFGFENFDNNSFEQLCINYANENLQQFFVGHIFKMEQAEYQLEHINWQHIEFQDNQDILDLIAMKPVNIMSLIDEESKFPKGTDSTLLEKLHVQHGNRSIYVKGKTTQTSLFGIRHYAGVVMYNPLGFLEKNRDSFSTDLRSLVQRANNKYLVDIFPHELPMDTAKKQPTLCVKFRNSLDMLMRTLSQAHPYFIRCIKPNEFKQANDFDQELCVRQLRYSGMMETARIRRAGYPIRHVYRAFVERYRLLLPRTPPLEQCDCRLLSRQICESVLPANADRQFGRTKLFLRDEDDALLEAERSRRMLKCIVTIQRGFRRVLFRRYLAKYRQAVLTVQRHWRGRVQRLRYRTMQRGFHRLGACIAAQQLSSRFSMIRSRMIKLQALSRGYLARKRFALELTAKRQQLKQAKEQQAAAAAAATAAALRLKEQQAAAEALRLQAEQAARNAAAMAAVQQPKRSKSLKRAEQPQLIARQPQPAPTLQARMSLPPPPPMGVTPIVVATRPASSAQQNGHALPSSCYIDAESSKQIVDDVFGFLNDEPDLKLKLSSNLAVGGTIRLPKSVPNELDTTDFSFLKYAATYFCGGNTAQHDKKPLKQPLLKHELPLEQMAAKTIWVMILRFMGDALDSSPTMSPQSLSNPQIMQDLTVILGCKPRRFVRQTLRKSPKFHGIGQNAAEEFYQLWLQVSSSQLDKIYFIIGHGILKENLRDEILAQICKQLCLNPSRSSISRGWLLLSLCLSCFPPSDTFEPYLRSFMKLGTAKLHAGASQHNLERTLANGARTQPPTMLELRAIRSREPLKVAIQLMDGQVRKVQLDAASTARETVQQVCDSLGLSDGFGFGLVLSLHEKLLPLGAGREHVLDAIASCEQRQLDAPWKLYLRKELFGAWYDPALDAQATHLIYKQIVAGLRCGEYRCRSEKDIAMVCALACYIEHGASDASQLSEADLTAYVPQDLLAPGERAVQVWSRLIAATYERSSYVKQGVAAERQQRAEQDICLFAHLSWPMRHSRLFEVLRLSGPKLQSDELMLAVNATGLALIDETEQVLASCSYAELLKVELAASDRLLVLTAQQENFVLQCSEALDALELIDFMLVNLKQRSSFAVAIESQQAELLCFDVGDVVQLEPGVSGAQLMAAEPQSIWRGCVKGQWGEFSTARVRVLATLTMPSLELQQVFKEHSAVGGVKPANLATAAEAPRNRQHSLALLSEMLYREPNDPDTVPLWSYSPEPLKAPLLKALSNKPQLYQQALVIYHHILKYMGDIPRGNLPVNTDLIFQPALQQPLLCDEIYCQLMKQLTSNATLKSEQCGWDLLYLATGLMTPSTLIMRELLQLLRLRADALAYACLKRLKRTLQYGTRKQAPHSIEVEGIQQRCMHIYHKIYFPDNTVEAFEIESHTNGAQLIQDIAQRLELKSHVGFSIFLKLGEKVYAMPETSFVFDFITELLQHLRQQKSIRTQCDGHYQLHFMRKLWFNCEPGVDVNADLIFNYPQELHKYLKGYYAIDMQLALQLANIIYNAREEDEVEALPLAQLLTLLVPEDLVPLQTLHEWQRQLQLEPQHLESNDAKLIFLRELANQRCFGATFFAIKQQNDESLPEQLLIAINSSSLQLLNAHTKQLLRSYGYAELGMWSSGKNHFHIRFGNMIGASKLLCSTTQGYKMDDLLSSYMRYFIAAT; translated from the exons ATGTCCGAGTTTCTGCGGGAACAT GGCGAATATGTGTGGGTTAAGCCACAGAACACGAGCAGCGAGTTCGCTGTGCCCTTTGGCGCACGCATCGTCCGAACGGAGAAGTCCCAAACGCTAGTCTGCGATGATGCCAAGAAACAGTTTTGGGTGCCGGCGAGCGATGTGCTCAAGGCTATGCATCTAACCTCGCACCAAGATGTGGAGGATATGATTACACTGGGCGATCTACAGGAGTATACCATATTGAGAAATCTACAGACGCGCTATGCCAAGAAACTTATTTAT ACCTTTACAGGCTCCATGCTGGTGGCCATCAACCCCTATCAGATCCTACCCATCTACACGCATCGCGAGATCCAGTTGTACCGCAACAAGAAGCTCAGCGAGCTCCCGCCACATATCTTTGCCATCAGCGACAATGCGTTCCAGCGACTTCAGCGGCTCAAGGAGAACCAATGCGTGGTCATAAGTGGCGAGTCAGGGGCTGGCAAAACGGAAAGCACCAAGCTTATACTGCAATATCTGGCGGCGATCAGCGGCAAACACTCGTGGATAGAGCAGCAGATCATCGAGGCTAATCCGATCATGGAGGCCTTTGGCAATGCCAAGACTGTGCGCAACGATAACTCCTCGCGCTTTGGCAAATACATAGACATACGATTCACGCCAGAGGGCGCTATACAAGGAGCGCGCATACAGCAATATCTGCTGGAAAAGTCGCGCATAGTATTCCAGAGTCGGGAGGAGCGCAACTATCACATCTTCTACTGCATGCTGGCAGGCTTGAGCGGCGCAGAGCGTgagcggctgcagctgcaggagcagTCGCCCAGTCAGTATCATTATTTGGCGCAAGGCGGCTGCTTTACACTGCCTGGCAAACAGGATGCGAAGGACTTTGCCGACATACGGGCAGCCATGAAAGTGCTGTCCTTCAAGCCGGACGAGGTGTGGTGCATACTCAGCCTGCTGGCGGCCATTCTGCATTTGGGCAATCTGCGCTTCAAGGCCACTGAGGTGGCCAATCTGGAGGCTGCCGAAGTGGATGATGCTGTCAACTTGGAGCGCGTCGCACTGCTGCTGGGCCTGCCCAACGCCTCGCTCAATGCGGCGTTGACCCAGCGCACAATCTTTGTGCATGGCGAGCATGTGGTTACCAGCCTGTCCAAGGAGGCGGTACTCGAGGGACGCGACGCCTTTGTCAAGTCACTCTACGATGGCATCTTTGTGCGCATTGTGCGTCGCATTAATGACACCATCAAcaagcagccagcgcagcCAGTCAACAGCATCGGTGTCCTCGATATCTTTGGCTTTGAGAACTTTGACAACAACAGCTTCGAGCAGctctgcataaattatgccaaCGAGAATCTCCAGCAGTTCTTTGTGGGCCACATATTCAAG ATGGAGCAAGCGGAGTATCAACTGGAGCACATCAACTGGCAGCACATAGAGTTTCAGGACAATCAGGATATCCTCGACTTGATAGCCATGAAGCCAGTGAACATAATGTCGCTCATTGATGAGGAGTCCAAGTTTCCCAAGGGCACGGATAGCACGCTGCTGGAGAAGCTGCATGTCCAGCATGGGAATCGCTCCATTTATGTGAAAGGCAAAACCACGCAGACCTCACTCTTTGGCATTCGCCACTACGCGGGCGTGGTAATGTACAATCCATTGGGCTTCCTAGAGAAGAATCGCGACTCCTTCAGCACCGATTTGCGTTCGCTGGTGCAGCGGGCGAACAACAAATATCTGGTGGACATATTTCCACACGAGCTGCCCATGGATACGGCGAAGAAGCAGCCAACCCTTTGTGTCAAGTTTCGCAATTCCTTGGACATGCTAATGCGAACGCTGTCCCAAGCGCATCCTTACTTCATCCGCTGCATCAAGCCCAATGAGTTCAAGCAAGCAAAT GACTTTGATCAGGAGCTCTGCGTGCGCCAGCTGCGCTACTCAGGCATGATGGAAACCGCGCGCATTCGTCGCGCTGGATATCCCATTCGCCATGTCTATCGCGCCTTTGTCGAACGCTATCGGCTACTGCTGCCACGCACGCCGCCTCTGGAGCAATGCGACTGCCGCCTGCTGTCACGTCAGATCTGCGAGAGCGTGCTGCCCGCTAATGCCGATCGCCAGTTTGGCCGCACCAAACTCTTTTTGCGCGATGAGGACGACGCTTTGCTCGAGGCGGAGCGTTCGCGTCGCATGCTCAAGTGCATTGTTACCATTCAGCGTGGCTTCCGACGCGTGCTCTTCCGACGCTATCTGGCCAAGTATCGCCAGGCGGTGCTCACGGTGCAGCGACATTGGCGCGGACGCGTCCAGCGGCTTCGCTATCGCACCATGCAGCGTGGCTTCCATCGTCTGGGCGCTTGCatagcagcgcagcagctgagcagcagatTCAGTATGATACGCAGTCGCATGATTAAGCTGCAGGCGTTGAGTCGCGGCTACTTGGCCCGAAAGCGTTTCGCGCTCGAATTGACGGccaagcgccagcagctgaagcaggctaaagagcagcaggcagcggctgctgcggcagcaacggcagcagcattgcGCCTAAAGGAGCAACAAGCGGCTGCAGAGGCGCTGCGGCTGCAAGCAGAACAAGCAGCCAGAAATGCCGCTGCCATGGCTGCAGTGCAGCAACCGAAGCGCAGCAAGTCGCTTAAACGCGCCGAGCAGCCGCAGTTGATAGCCAGGCAGCCGCAGCCTGCACCAACGTTGCAAGCGCGCATGTCCTTGCCCCCACCACCGCCAATGGGTGTGACTCCCATTGTGGTTGCCACACGACCAGCAAGCAGCGCTCAACAGAATGGACACGCCCTGCCGAGCTCTTGTTACATTGATGCGGAGTCGTCGAAGCAGATAGTGGACGATGTGTTTGGCTTTCTCAACGATGAGCCCGAT CTAAAACTGAAACTTAGCAGTAATTTAGCTGTTGGCGGCACCATACGTCTGCCCAAGTCCGTGCCCAATGAACTGGATACCACTGACTTTAGTTTTCTGAAATATGCTGCCACATACTTTTGTGGTGGCAACACGGCGCAGCATGACAAGAAGCCCTTGAAGCAACCGTTGTTGAAACATGAATTACCCCTGGAACAAATGGCAGCCAAG aCCATTTGGGTAATGATTTTGCGTTTCATGGGCGATGCGTTGGACTCCAGTCCCACTATGTCGCCCCAGTCGCTAAGTAATCCACAGATAATGCAAGACTTGACTGTCATACTGGGCTGTAAGCCGCGCCGCTTTGTGCGCCAGACCTTGAGAAAATCACCCAAGTTCCACGGCATTGGTCAAAATGCGGCCGAGGAGTTTTATCAGCTTTGGCTACAAGTCAGCAGCAGTCAGCTAGACAAGATCTATTTCATTATTGGCCACGGCATATTAAAGGAGAACTTGAG GGACGAAATACTTGCTCAGATCTGCAAGCAGCTGTGTCTCAATCCCAGCCGCAGTTCAATCTCCCgcggctggctgctgctttcactCTGCCTCAGCTGCTTCCCGCCCAGCGACACTTTCGAGCCCTATCTGCGTAGCTTCATGAAGCTCGGCACTGCCAAATTGCACGCAGGCGCTTCGCAGCATAATCTGGAGCGCACCTTGGCGAACGGAGCGCGTACTCAGCCGCCAACGATGCTTGAGTTGCGTGCCATACGTAGTCGGGAACCCTTGAAGGTTGCCATTCAGCTGATGGATGGTCAAGTGCGGAAAGTGCAGCTGGATGCCGCTAGCACGGCCAGAGAGACAGTACAGCAGGTATGCGATAGCTTGGGATTGAGTGATGGCTTCGGCTTTGGCCTAGTGCTGTCGCTGCATGAGAAGTTACTGCCTCTGGGAGCCGGACGCGAGCATGTGCTGGATGCCATTGCCAGCTGCGAACAGCGGCAACTGGATGCTCCCTGGAAGCTTTATCTGCGCAAGGAACTCTTTGGTGCCTGGTATGATCCTGCACTGGATGCACAAGCCACGCACTTGATCTACAAGCAAATTGTGGCGGGCTTGAGATGCGGAGAATATCGGTGCCGATCGGAGAAGGACATTGCCATGGTGTGCGCCTTGGCTTGTTATATAGAGCATGGCGCAAGTGATGCGTCTCAGCTAAGTGAGGCGGATTTGACCGCCTATGTGCCGCAGGATCTGCTGGCGCCTGGAGAGCGAGCTGTTCAAGTCTGGAGTCGCCTGATTGCTGCCACCTATGAGCGCAGCTCGTATGTGAAGCAGGGCGTGGCCGCGGAGAGACAGCAGCGTGCTGAGCAGGACATTTGCCTGTTTGCTCATCTGTCCTGGCCCATGCGGCATTCGCGACTGTTTGAAGTGTTACGCTTGAGCGGACCAAAGCTGCAAAGCGATGAGCTTATGCTGGCGGTGAATGCCACAGGCTTGGCTTTAATCGATGAAACGGAGCAAGTGCTGGCCAGCTGCAGCTATGCGGAGCTGCTAAAGGTTGAGCTGGCAGCCAGCGATAGACTGCTCGTGCTCACTGCGCAGCAGGAGAACTTTGTGCTGCAGTGCAGTGAGGCCTTGGATGCTCTCGAATTGATTGACTTCATGTTGGTGAATCTTAAGCAACGCTCCAGCTTTGCTGTGGCGATAGAGAGTCAGCAGGCTGAGCTGCTCTGCTTTGATGTCGGAGATGTAGTGCAGCTTGAGCCGGGAGTTTCAGGTGCTCAGCTAATGGCCGCAGAGCCTCAGAGCATCTGGCGTGGCTGCGTCAAAGGACAGTGGGGTGAATTTTCTACGGCACGTGTGCGGGTGCTGGCCACACTGACAATGCCCAGCTTGGAGTTGCAACAGGTGTTCAAGGAACACTCTGCTGTTGGTGGTGTGAAGCCAGCCAATCTAGCGACGGCAGCAGAGGCGCCGAGGAATCGCCAACATAGTCTGGCGCTGCTTTCCGAAATGCTTTATCGCGAACCAAATGA cccCGATACTGTCCCACTCTGGAGTTACTCGCCGGAACCACTGAAAGCTCCTCTGCTCAAGGCGCTGTCCAACAAGCCGCAGCTCTATCAACAGGCACTGGTCATTTACCATCATATACTCAAA TATATGGGCGATATACCACGCGGCAATTTACCTGTGAACACGGATCTAATCTTTCagccagcgctgcagcagcctcTGCTCTGCGACGAGATCTATTGCCAGTTAATGAAGCAGCTCACCTCAAATGCGACTCTGAAGAGCGAACAATGTGGCTGGGATCTGCTGTATCTGGCCACAGGACTCATGACGCCCAGCACGCTCATAATGCGtgagttgctgcagctgctgcggctacgAGCGGATGCTTTGGCATATGCTTGCCTCAAGCGTTTGAAGCGTACCTTGCAGTATGGCACGCGCAAACAGGCGCCGCATTCAATTGAAGTGGAGGGCATACAACAGCGCTGCATGCATATCTATCATAAGATATACTTTCCCGATAACACCGTCGAGGCCTTTGAGATCGAATCACATACAAACGGCGCGCAGTTAATTCAAGACATAGCACAGCGGCTGGAGCTGAAATCACATGTGGGCTTTAGCATATTCCTTAAGCTGGGCGAGAAGGTTTATGCCATGCCCGAGACTTCCTTTGTCTTTGACTTTATAacggagctgctgcagcatctgCGCCAGCAGAAGTCCATACGCACCCAGTGCGATGGACACTATCAGCTTCACTTTATGCGCAAGCTCTGGTTCAATTGTGAGCCGGGCGTTGATGTTAATGCGGACTTGATTTTTAACTATCCACAAGAGCTGCACAAATATCTCAAGGGCTACTATGCCATAGATATGCAGCTGGCTTTGCAGCTGGCTAACATTATATACAATGCGCGGGAGGAGGATGAGGTTGAGGCCTTGCCGTTGGCTCAGCTGCTAACGCTGCTTGTGCCTGAAGATTTGGTGCCACTGCAAACGTTGCATGAGTGGCAACGGCAGCTGCAACTGGAGCCACAGCACTTAGAGTCCAACGATGCCAAGCTCATATTTCTACGCGAGTTGGCAAACCAGCGGTGCTTTGGCGCCACTTTCTTCGCCATCAAGCAGCAAAACGATGAATCGCTACCCGAACAGCTGTTAATTGCTATTAACTCCAGCAGCTTGCAATTGTTGAACGCACACACCAAACAACTGTTGCGTAGCTATGGCTACGCGGAGCTGGGAATGTGGAGCTCTGGGAAGAATCATTTTCACATACGGTTCGGCAACATGATAGGCGCCTCGAAGTTGCTCTGCAGCACCACACAGGGCTACAAAATGGACGATCTGTTGTCCTCATATATGCGTTACTTTATTGCCGCTACGTAA